A single region of the Vicia villosa cultivar HV-30 ecotype Madison, WI linkage group LG4, Vvil1.0, whole genome shotgun sequence genome encodes:
- the LOC131595024 gene encoding cysteine--tRNA ligase, chloroplastic/mitochondrial-like codes for MSKKKELFKPKIESKVGMYVYGVTVYDLSHIGHAPVYVNFDLLYRLKQISVFNSLILSSMTEIEELTEHRQYSPTKISRNNQFPKTFNFPQCCCSRQHRIWTCRGGR; via the exons ATGAGTAAGAAGAAAGAGCTTTTCAAACCAAAAATTGAGTCGAAAGTTGGAATGTATGTTTATGGAGTCACTGTTTACGATCTCAGCCATATTGGGCATGCTCCTGTTTACGTCAATTTTGATCTTCTTTATAG GTTAAAACAAATATCAGTTTTCAATTCGTTGATTTTATCATCTATGACGGAGATTGAGGAATTAACAGAGCATCGACAGTACTCGCCGACGAAGATATCAAGAAACAACCAATTCCCGAAGACCTTTAACTTTCCTCAATGTTGTTGCTCTCGACAACATC GTATCTGGACCTGTCGTGGTGGCAGATAG